A window of Aerococcus urinae contains these coding sequences:
- the hpt gene encoding hypoxanthine phosphoribosyltransferase: protein MNQEISDILISTEEIQAINKRLGEEISKDYQDQDLLVVGILKGSFLFMADLIREINVPLEVDFMAVSSYGNGTESGGDVKILKDLEASVAGRHVLLVEDIVDTGYTLEHLGELFKERQAASVKICAFLNKADRRQVKVEADYLGKEIPDAFVVGYGMDYAQKYRNLPYVGVLKSDQA, encoded by the coding sequence ATGAACCAAGAGATTAGCGATATCTTAATCAGTACGGAGGAAATCCAAGCCATTAATAAGCGCTTAGGCGAGGAAATTTCCAAAGATTATCAAGACCAAGACCTACTTGTGGTCGGCATCCTTAAGGGATCATTTTTATTTATGGCTGATTTAATCCGAGAAATTAATGTGCCCCTAGAAGTGGACTTTATGGCGGTTTCCTCTTACGGCAATGGCACTGAATCAGGCGGGGACGTTAAGATCCTCAAAGACTTAGAGGCTTCAGTGGCAGGCCGGCATGTCTTATTGGTAGAAGATATTGTCGATACAGGCTATACCTTGGAACACCTAGGTGAACTCTTCAAAGAACGCCAGGCTGCATCGGTTAAAATATGTGCATTTTTGAACAAAGCTGATCGCCGACAGGTAAAAGTTGAGGCTGATTACCTCGGCAAAGAAATTCCTGACGCCTTTGTAGTGGGATACGGCATGGACTATGCGCAAAAATATCGTAATCTACCTTATGTAGGGGTTTTAAAGAGCGATCAGGCTTAA
- the tilS gene encoding tRNA lysidine(34) synthetase TilS, with amino-acid sequence MSELSQLAQMIYQKLVAEDSDYLASHRPYALAVSGGVDSMVLLRCFETLQATHGLNFFVIHINHRLRQESEAEQEMMVSYCQAHDLDLKVSIWQHGADLGGNVEAKARAFRYHAFGKILKAQSSLRLVTAHHSDDQVETGLMRLVHGGHLASFRGMEVLSPLYTYPKAQILRPLLDVEKASLYDLARGEGIPYQEDMTNWDKHFQRNRFRQDIIPYLEGESGNFKAHFRHFQTDLKALLNLAQPQLNQLLTNLFDQEVGCFRIDLEALGQYSQAEQVLLMEMLFQRFEIPELLAFTRTGMEELVAFLNQGAAQGQWALPGNYVLDKVYQAAFVRLKTSPPNYYQVNQNLSESQLELGQPAIQLENFALSWTLAGQDKQKDTSKSFYLPQSLSDQALTIRHRQAGDYLKLPSGSQQKIRRFFINEKIPQADRQAAWLIVRDQSWVLGILSQKGQWLYRYPLEGEALFSQIQRV; translated from the coding sequence ATGTCAGAGCTCAGTCAACTTGCTCAAATGATTTACCAAAAGTTAGTGGCAGAAGATAGCGACTATTTAGCCAGTCACAGACCCTATGCCCTGGCCGTTTCTGGCGGTGTGGATTCCATGGTCCTTTTAAGGTGTTTTGAGACACTGCAAGCGACTCATGGGCTAAATTTCTTTGTCATCCATATAAACCACCGCCTGCGCCAAGAGTCAGAAGCCGAGCAGGAAATGATGGTGTCCTATTGCCAAGCGCACGACTTGGACCTCAAGGTAAGTATTTGGCAGCATGGGGCCGATTTAGGCGGCAATGTTGAAGCCAAGGCCCGGGCCTTCCGTTACCATGCCTTTGGAAAAATTCTCAAAGCCCAGTCATCCTTGCGTTTGGTGACGGCTCACCATAGTGATGACCAGGTAGAGACCGGCTTAATGCGCCTGGTTCATGGCGGACATTTGGCTAGTTTTAGGGGAATGGAGGTCCTTAGCCCGCTTTACACCTATCCCAAGGCCCAAATTCTCCGACCTCTTTTAGACGTCGAAAAAGCCAGCCTGTATGACCTAGCTAGAGGTGAAGGGATTCCCTACCAGGAAGACATGACCAATTGGGATAAGCATTTCCAACGTAATCGTTTCCGTCAAGACATTATTCCTTATCTGGAGGGGGAATCTGGTAACTTCAAGGCACATTTCCGTCATTTTCAAACCGACCTCAAGGCTTTATTGAATCTAGCCCAACCCCAGCTCAACCAGCTGCTGACTAACTTATTTGACCAAGAAGTGGGTTGTTTTCGCATCGACCTGGAAGCCCTGGGTCAGTATTCTCAGGCGGAACAAGTCTTACTAATGGAAATGCTTTTCCAGCGCTTTGAGATTCCAGAACTCTTGGCCTTCACCCGGACAGGAATGGAGGAATTGGTCGCTTTCCTTAACCAGGGGGCAGCCCAAGGGCAATGGGCCTTACCGGGAAATTATGTCCTGGATAAGGTCTACCAGGCCGCCTTTGTCCGCTTGAAAACCAGCCCACCTAACTATTATCAAGTCAATCAGAACTTGTCAGAGAGTCAGCTTGAATTAGGTCAACCAGCGATTCAGCTAGAAAACTTCGCCCTAAGTTGGACTTTGGCTGGTCAAGATAAGCAAAAGGACACCAGTAAGAGTTTTTACCTGCCTCAGTCCCTAAGTGACCAAGCCCTGACTATCCGCCACCGCCAAGCTGGCGATTATCTCAAACTCCCTTCAGGAAGCCAGCAAAAAATCCGCCGCTTCTTTATTAATGAGAAGATTCCTCAAGCTGACCGACAGGCGGCATGGCTGATCGTTCGCGACCAGTCTTGGGTACTTGGAATCTTAAGTCAAAAGGGGCAATGGCTCTACCGCTATCCTCTCGAGGGGGAGGCGCTTTTTAGCCAAATTCAGCGAGTCTAA
- a CDS encoding S1 domain-containing RNA-binding protein: MTVEVGEKVTGKVTGIVKFGVFVDLGDGTSGLVHISEISDSYIKDINDYLQKGDEVTAIVTKIQPDGKIALSMKDAKDHKQAEPKAHAKPGNSGPKPAKANNSHKKFDRKPQAKTSDFDAMMNNFLKESDDRLTSLKRNTEGKRGGRGGRRG; the protein is encoded by the coding sequence ATGACCGTAGAAGTTGGGGAAAAAGTAACTGGTAAGGTTACAGGAATTGTTAAATTTGGTGTATTTGTCGATCTCGGTGATGGAACCAGTGGCTTAGTCCACATTTCTGAAATTTCCGATAGCTATATTAAAGATATCAACGATTATCTACAAAAAGGCGATGAGGTGACCGCGATTGTCACTAAAATTCAACCGGATGGAAAGATTGCCTTATCCATGAAGGACGCCAAGGATCACAAGCAAGCTGAGCCCAAAGCACATGCTAAGCCTGGTAATAGTGGTCCTAAGCCAGCTAAGGCCAACAATAGCCATAAGAAATTTGACCGTAAGCCACAAGCAAAAACCAGTGACTTTGACGCCATGATGAATAATTTCTTAAAGGAAAGTGATGATCGCTTAACTTCCTTGAAGCGTAATACCGAAGGCAAACGTGGTGGTCGCGGTGGCCGTCGCGGCTAA
- a CDS encoding FtsB family cell division protein, with translation MGDQGKENKNKITSIARYAGKKEQEDTKKQKWHDLIMRSLLGFCLLGSLLCLFGVFHAQIKTRSLSEQTEQAKQQRQSEQEIVDSLKNQVTLLNNESYLASLARAQYYLSKEGEIIFSTPEDNDSMKAKSLNKAYLEAQNNQNKVNNEKN, from the coding sequence ATGGGCGACCAAGGCAAGGAAAATAAGAATAAAATTACTTCCATTGCACGCTACGCTGGCAAGAAGGAGCAAGAAGATACTAAGAAACAGAAGTGGCATGACTTAATCATGCGCTCGCTCTTAGGATTTTGTTTACTAGGCTCCCTATTATGTCTGTTTGGCGTCTTCCATGCCCAAATCAAGACCCGGTCCTTAAGCGAACAAACTGAGCAGGCTAAGCAACAAAGGCAGAGTGAACAAGAAATTGTTGACTCCCTAAAGAACCAAGTGACCTTATTAAATAATGAGTCTTACTTGGCGAGCTTAGCCCGGGCCCAATATTATCTCAGCAAAGAGGGCGAAATTATTTTCTCCACTCCTGAAGATAATGATTCCATGAAGGCAAAAAGTCTTAACAAGGCATACCTAGAAGCGCAAAATAATCAAAACAAAGTAAATAATGAAAAAAATTAG
- a CDS encoding RNA-binding S4 domain-containing protein, translating into MRIDKFLKVARIIKRRTVAKEACDQGRVAVNGRPAKSGTNLEVGDTVKIEFGNKWLTLRVDALENSTKKEDASKMYTILDEEWKEKASEPEFF; encoded by the coding sequence ATGCGAATCGATAAATTTTTAAAGGTTGCTCGAATTATCAAGCGACGTACCGTGGCCAAAGAGGCCTGTGACCAAGGCCGGGTGGCTGTCAATGGGCGGCCGGCCAAGTCCGGAACCAACTTGGAAGTTGGTGATACGGTTAAGATTGAGTTTGGCAATAAGTGGCTGACTTTGAGAGTCGATGCCCTAGAAAATTCGACTAAAAAAGAAGATGCCAGCAAGATGTACACCATTCTCGATGAGGAGTGGAAGGAAAAGGCTAGCGAACCTGAATTTTTTTAA